The following proteins are co-located in the Nocardioides piscis genome:
- a CDS encoding TasA family protein, with protein MNTTMNTKATAGSSLRRRILFTTASVLTAGALAVGSGASFTAQTQNPGNSAVAGTLEQTNSLAGSSIFNLSNMKPGDTVNGKVTVTNSGTLAANLKLTESGVANGFGQPAMLSITVTDVTTAAAPVVVASKRTFGTVGAIELGKWAAGESRTYVFSVTIDAAADNTNQGDRADATYTWDSVQDTAVVVNQHF; from the coding sequence ATGAACACCACGATGAACACCAAGGCCACCGCCGGCTCCAGCCTCCGTCGCCGGATCCTCTTCACCACCGCCTCGGTGCTGACCGCTGGAGCGCTGGCCGTCGGCTCCGGCGCCAGCTTCACCGCCCAGACCCAGAACCCCGGCAACAGTGCAGTGGCCGGCACCCTCGAGCAGACCAACAGCCTCGCGGGGTCGAGCATCTTCAACCTCTCGAACATGAAGCCCGGCGACACCGTCAACGGCAAGGTGACCGTCACCAACAGCGGCACCCTGGCCGCCAACCTCAAGCTCACCGAGAGCGGTGTGGCCAACGGCTTCGGCCAGCCCGCGATGCTCTCGATCACGGTCACCGACGTGACCACCGCCGCGGCCCCGGTGGTCGTGGCCAGCAAGCGGACCTTCGGCACCGTCGGTGCGATCGAGCTCGGCAAGTGGGCGGCCGGCGAGTCCCGTACCTACGTCTTCAGCGTGACCATCGACGCCGCTGCCGACAACACCAACCAGGGCGACCGCGCGGACGCGACCTACACCTGGGACTCGGTCCAGGACACCGCCGTCGTGGTCAACCAGCACTTCTGA
- a CDS encoding GAF domain-containing sensor histidine kinase, producing MIIDADLLRQSRIDTYHLVDDVSPEDLQAVADLTARVCGVPSAAINLITLSEQHQIAAAGFEPSICAREDSMCATVLEEPTLAVADASRDHRFADNPFVTGEIGDVRFYASAPLVTPDGVTVGRLCVFDEVPRTMSPTDQSTLEVLARHVSELLELRRRTTQLESSLVELTRTRDELRRSNDNLAAFAGQVSHDLRNPLTAVLANAELLNEEPYIAADPVLAPLTAELMDAGLRMAGMIEEVLDYARVAGRLHLVDTDLEVLVANVLNDLGPRLKASGAEVTVGPLPTLRADAGQVYVILLNLIDNAVKYSGDQPPRISLGSRLEGDHWRIWVRDNGIGIAADRLEDVFDPYVRAHDSTAHVVEGHGIGLDTVRRIIDAHGGRVGIESTPGAGCTVWFALQRDPHPTLSDTATHPGVQVLPK from the coding sequence ATGATCATCGATGCCGACCTCCTGCGGCAGTCCCGGATCGACACCTACCACCTGGTGGACGATGTCTCCCCCGAAGACCTGCAGGCCGTGGCCGACCTCACCGCGAGGGTCTGCGGGGTTCCGTCGGCCGCGATCAACCTGATCACCCTCTCCGAGCAGCACCAGATCGCCGCTGCCGGGTTCGAGCCGTCCATCTGTGCGCGCGAGGACTCGATGTGCGCCACAGTCCTCGAGGAGCCCACGCTCGCGGTTGCTGACGCGAGCCGCGACCACCGATTCGCCGACAACCCCTTCGTCACCGGAGAGATCGGTGACGTCCGCTTCTATGCCTCAGCGCCCTTGGTGACGCCTGACGGAGTGACGGTGGGAAGACTGTGCGTCTTCGACGAGGTGCCGCGGACCATGAGCCCGACGGATCAGAGCACGCTGGAGGTCCTGGCGCGCCACGTGAGCGAGCTTCTCGAGCTCAGGCGCAGGACGACGCAGCTCGAGTCGTCGCTCGTGGAGCTCACCCGGACCCGTGACGAGCTGCGCAGGTCCAACGACAACCTCGCCGCGTTCGCCGGGCAGGTCTCGCACGACCTCCGCAATCCCCTGACAGCGGTGCTGGCGAACGCGGAGCTGCTCAACGAGGAGCCATACATCGCCGCGGACCCGGTGCTGGCGCCACTCACCGCCGAGCTCATGGACGCCGGCCTTCGGATGGCAGGAATGATCGAGGAGGTGCTCGACTATGCCCGGGTTGCCGGACGGCTGCACCTCGTCGACACCGACCTCGAGGTGCTGGTGGCCAACGTGCTCAACGACCTGGGTCCGAGGTTGAAGGCGAGCGGTGCCGAGGTCACGGTGGGACCGCTGCCGACACTGCGCGCCGACGCCGGTCAGGTCTACGTCATCTTGTTGAACCTGATCGACAACGCCGTGAAGTACTCCGGAGACCAGCCTCCCCGGATCTCCCTCGGGTCCCGGCTCGAAGGAGACCACTGGCGCATCTGGGTCCGCGACAACGGGATCGGCATCGCTGCGGACCGGCTCGAGGACGTGTTCGATCCCTACGTCCGCGCCCATGACTCCACCGCCCATGTGGTCGAGGGACACGGGATCGGTCTGGACACCGTGCGCCGGATCATCGACGCCCACGGTGGCAGGGTCGGCATCGAGAGCACCCCGGGCGCGGGGTGCACCGTCTGGTTCGCGCTGCAGCGAGACCCCCACCCGACGTTGTCCGACACGGCAACACACCCAGGGGTGCAGGTGTTGCCGAAGTGA
- a CDS encoding HAMP domain-containing histidine kinase → MRRRLVVAFVALTVLVVTLYGVPRALIRADQIEEREQEQVEKSAQLLSALVESEFDSGRPVTDALLAPMLRSGERLEYVASDGATVAAGDPAGRDVAVTSTVSVPGGGSLTLDYSEEAIDERVQDALLPLLYIGLMLIALAWFAARALARRLSTPFQDLAEHARTLGSGRFDLDIPHYDIPEAEAVGQALSRSAHDLDVLVRREREFAVNASHELRTPLTAARLRLEGLVMWDATPPEVTAELEETLEELTRLDCAVASLLEQDRVGRSAGGVDMDIDALVTAVAGRWQSKLESKGRSMTIHSGEDCHTRLLRKPVEEVLDLLFGCTVDQGAGDVVVETTPSPAYVEVRFADQSPSPPDTAAAGSQTSSDLSRAVELAASVGGHLARGPGPSTSYVLRLPVVATRLEQAEQA, encoded by the coding sequence ATGCGTAGACGGCTGGTCGTAGCCTTCGTCGCCCTCACCGTGCTGGTGGTGACGCTCTATGGCGTCCCCCGCGCCCTCATCCGGGCCGACCAGATCGAGGAGCGCGAGCAGGAGCAGGTCGAGAAGTCCGCGCAGCTGCTGTCAGCCCTCGTCGAGTCGGAGTTCGACTCCGGCCGTCCGGTCACCGACGCCTTGCTCGCCCCCATGCTGCGCTCGGGTGAACGGCTCGAGTACGTCGCATCGGACGGCGCCACGGTCGCGGCAGGCGACCCCGCCGGACGAGACGTCGCCGTCACGTCGACGGTGTCGGTGCCGGGAGGAGGGTCGTTGACCCTGGACTACTCCGAGGAGGCGATCGACGAGCGGGTGCAGGACGCACTTCTCCCACTGCTCTACATCGGCCTGATGCTGATCGCGCTCGCGTGGTTCGCGGCCCGAGCGCTCGCTCGTCGCCTGTCGACGCCCTTCCAGGACCTCGCGGAGCATGCGCGGACCCTGGGATCGGGCCGGTTCGACCTCGACATACCCCACTACGACATCCCCGAGGCCGAGGCCGTCGGACAGGCCCTGTCCAGGAGTGCGCACGACCTCGACGTGCTCGTGAGGCGGGAGAGGGAGTTCGCGGTCAACGCCTCCCACGAGCTGCGCACGCCGTTGACCGCCGCTCGCCTTCGTCTGGAAGGCCTCGTGATGTGGGACGCGACCCCACCAGAGGTCACCGCAGAGCTCGAGGAGACGCTCGAGGAGCTCACACGGCTGGACTGCGCCGTCGCGAGCCTGCTGGAGCAGGACCGCGTAGGTCGCAGTGCAGGTGGCGTCGACATGGACATCGACGCGCTGGTGACTGCCGTCGCGGGTCGTTGGCAGTCGAAGCTCGAGAGCAAGGGGCGATCGATGACCATCCACTCGGGCGAGGACTGCCACACGCGGCTGCTGCGCAAGCCGGTCGAGGAGGTGCTGGACCTCCTCTTCGGCTGCACCGTCGACCAGGGAGCGGGCGACGTGGTCGTGGAGACCACGCCCAGCCCTGCCTACGTGGAGGTGCGCTTCGCCGACCAGAGCCCGAGTCCGCCGGACACGGCCGCCGCCGGCTCCCAGACTTCGTCCGACCTGTCGCGCGCTGTCGAGCTGGCCGCCTCGGTCGGAGGCCACTTGGCCCGCGGGCCCGGCCCGTCGACTTCCTACGTGCTCAGGCTTCCCGTGGTGGCCACCCGGCTGGAGCAGGCGGAGCAGGCATGA
- a CDS encoding response regulator transcription factor, translating into MSTRLLLVEDDNGIAVPLIRTLERDGYAVERAATGADAVERVRRDDLEPPAIVLLDLGLPDMDGLDVCQRMRESGYAGGVMIVTARGGELDRVLGLDVGADDYLIKPFLLSELLARVRALLRRTHAAAAVEESAGASAESAPAPFRIDRDRRQVWVGADEVPLNTKEFDLLAGLQDGEGGVVKREQLMAEVWDENWFGSTKVLDVTMARLRQKLEAHHAPVHVVTLRGVGFRLEQGRADA; encoded by the coding sequence ATGTCGACACGCCTGCTGCTCGTCGAGGACGACAACGGCATCGCCGTTCCCTTGATCCGGACCCTTGAGCGGGACGGCTATGCCGTGGAGCGAGCCGCGACCGGTGCCGACGCTGTCGAGCGCGTGCGCCGCGACGACCTGGAGCCGCCGGCCATTGTCCTGCTGGACCTCGGCCTGCCCGACATGGACGGGCTCGACGTGTGCCAACGCATGCGTGAGTCGGGCTACGCCGGTGGCGTCATGATCGTCACTGCGCGCGGTGGAGAGCTGGACCGCGTCCTGGGCCTCGACGTGGGAGCCGATGACTACTTGATCAAGCCGTTCCTCCTCAGCGAGCTCCTCGCACGGGTCCGCGCACTGCTCCGCCGCACCCATGCCGCCGCGGCTGTGGAGGAGTCGGCGGGAGCGTCCGCCGAGAGCGCACCGGCGCCCTTCCGTATAGATCGCGATCGACGCCAGGTCTGGGTGGGGGCCGACGAGGTGCCGCTCAACACCAAGGAGTTCGACCTCCTGGCCGGACTGCAGGACGGCGAAGGCGGCGTGGTCAAGCGGGAGCAGCTGATGGCAGAGGTCTGGGACGAGAACTGGTTCGGCTCGACGAAGGTGCTCGACGTCACGATGGCGCGGTTGCGTCAGAAGCTCGAGGCGCACCACGCCCCTGTCCACGTCGTGACCCTGCGAGGTGTGGGCTTCCGTCTCGAGCAGGGTCGCGCGGATGCGTAG
- a CDS encoding TasA family protein, with protein MNTTMNTKATAGSSLRRRILFTTASVLTAGALAVGSGASFTAQTQNPGNSAVAGTLEQTNSLAGSSIFNLSNMKPGDTVNGKVTVTNSGTLAANLKLTESGVANGFGQPAMLSITVTDVTTAAAPVVVASKRTFGTVGAIELGKWAAGESRTYVFSVTIDAAADNTNQGDRADATYTWDSVQDTAVVVNQHF; from the coding sequence ATGAACACCACGATGAACACCAAGGCCACCGCCGGCTCCAGCCTCCGTCGCCGGATCCTCTTCACCACCGCCTCGGTGCTGACCGCTGGAGCGCTGGCCGTCGGCTCCGGCGCCAGCTTCACCGCCCAGACTCAGAACCCCGGCAACAGTGCAGTGGCCGGCACCCTCGAGCAGACCAACAGCCTCGCGGGGTCGAGCATCTTCAACCTCTCGAACATGAAGCCCGGCGACACCGTCAACGGCAAGGTCACCGTCACCAACAGCGGCACCCTGGCCGCCAACCTCAAGCTCACCGAGAGCGGTGTGGCCAACGGCTTCGGCCAGCCCGCGATGCTCTCGATCACGGTCACCGACGTGACCACCGCCGCGGCCCCGGTGGTCGTGGCCAGCAAGCGGACCTTCGGCACCGTCGGTGCGATCGAGCTCGGCAAGTGGGCGGCCGGCGAGTCACGTACCTACGTCTTCAGCGTGACCATCGACGCCGCTGCCGACAACACCAACCAGGGCGACCGCGCGGACGCGACCTACACCTGGGACTCGGTCCAGGACACCGCCGTCGTGGTCAACCAGCACTTCTGA
- a CDS encoding signal peptidase I produces the protein MVVHQSRPVRLVTRASRLVVNLALGVVVLVAASFVVPGLLGFERYVIVGGSMSGTFERGSVAFERLVPVADLEVGDIITYQPPAESGLTTLVTHRIVAVRETRRGEHLFRTQGDANAQADPWTFSLPEGQQPRVDFTVPLVGHAFMAIADRETRMLLVGVPAGLVCLWGLGDLARLLVGLRRRQHAPHSSLTLQGA, from the coding sequence ATGGTCGTGCACCAGTCCCGCCCCGTCCGGCTCGTCACCCGTGCCTCTCGCCTCGTGGTCAACCTCGCGCTGGGCGTGGTGGTCCTCGTCGCCGCCAGCTTCGTCGTCCCCGGCCTCCTGGGCTTCGAGCGCTACGTCATCGTCGGCGGCTCGATGTCCGGCACCTTCGAGCGCGGTTCGGTCGCCTTCGAGCGCCTGGTCCCCGTCGCCGACCTCGAGGTCGGCGACATCATCACCTACCAGCCACCGGCCGAGTCGGGCCTGACCACCCTGGTCACCCACCGCATCGTCGCGGTCAGGGAGACCCGTCGCGGTGAGCACCTCTTCCGCACCCAGGGCGACGCGAACGCCCAGGCGGACCCCTGGACGTTCTCCCTCCCCGAGGGCCAGCAGCCCCGCGTCGACTTCACGGTGCCCCTCGTCGGCCACGCCTTCATGGCGATCGCCGACCGTGAGACCCGGATGCTGCTCGTCGGCGTCCCGGCCGGGCTCGTGTGCCTGTGGGGCCTGGGCGACCTCGCCCGGCTCCTCGTCGGTCTCCGCCGCCGCCAGCACGCACCGCACTCCAGCCTCACCCTCCAGGGAGCCTGA
- a CDS encoding Ig-like domain-containing protein, with protein sequence MTRRLLLLIATTLCVGAVGCGMPGFSSASFTARTTNGGTITAAADWTPPTVSLQNPGSPLKGTVSVSASASDVETGVATVRMQFLPANASSWVTICTAVTAPYSCSWNTTSLADGIYELRAVATDNAGYSTTSASLSTTVANNLLVVLGDPGEIVRGTVSLPTVLYGAGATTYTVRVEYAPAGTTSWKSICTNLSSPYACSWVTSTGFANGDYDLRAVATSGATTTFSAVISGVLVDNAAPSVTMLNPGSPLAGLVTFEATATDADSGVAQVVLQTAVNGSSTWRDLCTVTSPPFSCRYDTTQVLDGTYNLRAVATDVAGNVAVSSTVTGRVVDNTVSSVSMTDPGAFLSGTVDLTAAANSSAGVTSVRIQRATSGTTTWTDVCTDSTSPYTCSWNTTTVTDGLYDFRAILVDGSGKVTTSATVAARRVDNSPLRGMDVQSANGGATAGKLENGDTVTFTYTDQVNPATVTPGWTGAATAVTLRVRDGNLLGLGNKGDTLDVLRTGGAVNLGAVNLKEDYLKSNKTATFNATMTASTTTVNGTTVSVVTLRLGTLASGGGLRTVSLASAMVWSPSSAVTDLYGVACSTAPATETGAADREF encoded by the coding sequence ATGACCCGCCGCCTGCTGCTGCTCATCGCGACCACACTGTGTGTGGGCGCGGTGGGCTGTGGCATGCCCGGCTTCTCCTCCGCATCCTTCACCGCCCGGACCACCAACGGCGGCACCATCACCGCAGCCGCGGACTGGACCCCGCCCACCGTGAGCCTCCAGAACCCCGGGTCGCCGCTCAAGGGGACAGTCTCCGTCAGTGCCTCGGCATCCGACGTCGAGACCGGGGTCGCCACCGTGCGGATGCAGTTCCTGCCTGCCAACGCGTCCAGCTGGGTCACCATCTGCACCGCCGTCACGGCGCCCTACTCGTGCTCGTGGAACACCACGTCCCTCGCCGACGGGATCTATGAGCTCCGCGCGGTCGCGACGGACAACGCCGGCTACTCAACGACGTCAGCATCGCTGAGCACCACCGTCGCCAACAACCTCCTGGTCGTCCTGGGCGACCCGGGCGAGATCGTCCGCGGGACGGTCAGCCTGCCGACCGTGCTCTACGGCGCCGGCGCGACCACCTACACCGTCCGCGTCGAATATGCCCCCGCCGGCACCACGAGCTGGAAGTCGATCTGCACCAACCTCTCCTCGCCCTACGCCTGCAGCTGGGTGACCTCGACCGGCTTCGCCAACGGTGACTACGACCTGCGGGCGGTGGCCACCTCGGGTGCGACGACGACTTTCTCCGCCGTCATCTCCGGCGTCCTGGTCGACAACGCGGCCCCATCGGTGACGATGCTCAACCCCGGGTCGCCTCTCGCCGGCCTGGTGACCTTCGAGGCGACGGCCACCGATGCTGACTCAGGCGTTGCCCAGGTCGTCCTGCAGACCGCTGTGAACGGGAGCAGCACCTGGCGGGACCTGTGCACGGTCACGTCGCCGCCGTTCTCCTGTCGCTACGACACCACCCAGGTCCTGGACGGCACCTACAACCTCCGGGCGGTCGCCACGGACGTCGCGGGCAACGTCGCCGTTTCCTCCACCGTGACCGGCAGGGTCGTCGACAACACGGTCTCCTCGGTCTCCATGACCGACCCGGGCGCGTTCCTCAGCGGGACGGTCGACCTGACCGCCGCCGCCAACTCCAGCGCGGGTGTCACCTCGGTGCGGATCCAGCGGGCCACCAGCGGGACCACCACCTGGACCGACGTGTGCACCGACTCCACGTCGCCGTACACCTGCTCCTGGAACACCACCACGGTCACCGACGGGCTCTACGACTTCCGCGCAATCCTTGTCGACGGGTCCGGGAAGGTCACGACCTCCGCCACCGTGGCAGCCCGCAGGGTCGACAACAGCCCGCTGCGCGGCATGGATGTGCAGTCCGCGAACGGCGGAGCGACGGCCGGCAAGCTGGAGAACGGCGACACCGTCACCTTCACCTACACCGATCAGGTCAACCCGGCCACGGTGACACCGGGCTGGACCGGCGCTGCCACGGCCGTCACCCTCCGGGTCCGCGACGGCAACCTCCTCGGTCTCGGCAACAAGGGCGACACCCTCGACGTCCTGCGCACCGGCGGCGCCGTCAACCTCGGCGCGGTGAACCTCAAGGAGGACTACCTCAAGTCCAACAAGACCGCGACGTTCAACGCCACCATGACCGCAAGCACCACGACCGTCAACGGGACCACCGTCAGCGTCGTCACCCTGCGGCTCGGCACCCTCGCCAGCGGCGGCGGACTGCGCACCGTCAGCCTCGCATCTGCGATGGTCTGGAGCCCCTCCTCCGCGGTGACCGACCTCTATGGCGTCGCGTGCTCCACTGCTCCGGCCACCGAGACCGGCGCAGCGGACAGGGAGTTCTGA
- a CDS encoding DUF72 domain-containing protein, producing MRAPSSAPLGGQQLRIGVSGWDYDGWRGDFYPERLPARARLGYVGERFDTVELNGSFYSLQRPSSYVRWYDETPPGFTFALKGGRFVTHMKRLRDPLQGLANFFASGPLALREKLGPVLWQLPASLVFDEALISGFLALLPRTTTEVGELARQHGPQLEGRSHLEVDAERPVLHALEVRHASYDDERFHQLLRDHDVACVVSDSPTWPLLDHSTAGHTYVRLHGHTELYASGYSSRSLDAWAQRCRGWATHGPVFVYFDNDARGRAPHDALSLRARLASEV from the coding sequence ATGAGAGCCCCTTCGTCGGCACCCCTGGGCGGGCAGCAGCTCCGGATCGGGGTCTCCGGCTGGGACTACGACGGCTGGCGCGGCGACTTCTATCCTGAGCGGCTGCCGGCGCGGGCCCGTCTGGGCTATGTCGGTGAGCGCTTCGACACCGTCGAGCTGAACGGGTCGTTCTATTCGCTGCAACGCCCGTCGTCATACGTGCGCTGGTATGACGAGACGCCGCCCGGCTTCACGTTCGCGCTCAAGGGCGGCCGCTTCGTGACCCACATGAAGCGGCTGCGCGACCCGCTGCAGGGGCTGGCGAACTTCTTCGCCTCGGGTCCGCTGGCCCTGCGGGAGAAGCTCGGTCCGGTCCTGTGGCAGCTGCCCGCCAGCCTCGTCTTCGACGAGGCGCTCATCTCCGGCTTCCTGGCGCTGCTGCCCCGCACGACGACCGAAGTGGGTGAGCTGGCTCGTCAGCACGGGCCACAGCTCGAGGGTCGGTCCCACCTCGAGGTCGACGCCGAGCGGCCGGTGCTGCATGCGCTGGAGGTCAGGCACGCGTCGTACGACGACGAGCGCTTCCATCAGCTGCTGCGCGACCACGACGTGGCGTGCGTGGTCTCCGACAGCCCCACGTGGCCGCTGCTCGACCACTCCACTGCCGGTCACACCTATGTCCGGCTGCATGGCCACACCGAACTGTATGCGAGCGGCTACAGCAGCCGCAGTCTCGACGCCTGGGCGCAGAGGTGTCGAGGGTGGGCCACCCACGGGCCGGTCTTCGTCTACTTCGACAACGATGCGCGAGGCCGGGCCCCCCACGACGCGTTGTCGCTGAGGGCCCGGCTCGCGTCAGAGGTGTGA
- a CDS encoding DMT family transporter, which produces MGALACLLSAVAFGVMAVFAKLAYDDGVDLDALLLVRFGIAGALLLVVAQARGRLRGLTRRAVITGLLMGGVGYAAQAGLYFSALTRVDASQVALVFCVYPLLVMVGAVLIGRDRPSLRRAGALVLALVGVAMVLGGAETGSFDAVGSTLAFGAAVVYAVYILVGDRVAGPDPLAFTALICCGAFVTFTGWSLFNGAPDLGFAASGWIWLVLIALVSTVAAILLFFSGLARVGPTVASLLSILEPVVTVLSAALVFGESLTAQQAVGGVLVLATIALVQWPTDAGSRAEAHEPAPMATSH; this is translated from the coding sequence ATGGGCGCCCTCGCATGCTTGCTCTCCGCCGTCGCGTTCGGAGTGATGGCGGTGTTCGCCAAGCTCGCCTACGACGACGGCGTCGACCTGGACGCCCTCCTCCTGGTGCGGTTCGGGATCGCCGGGGCCCTGTTGCTCGTCGTCGCCCAGGCCCGCGGCAGGTTGCGCGGCCTCACTCGGCGCGCTGTCATCACGGGGCTGCTGATGGGCGGGGTCGGCTATGCCGCCCAGGCCGGCCTCTACTTCTCCGCGCTCACCCGGGTGGACGCCTCCCAGGTCGCCCTCGTCTTCTGCGTCTATCCGCTGCTGGTGATGGTGGGCGCTGTGCTGATCGGGCGGGACCGGCCGTCGCTGAGGCGGGCCGGGGCCCTGGTGCTCGCCCTCGTCGGCGTTGCGATGGTCCTCGGTGGAGCCGAGACAGGGAGCTTCGATGCCGTCGGATCGACGTTGGCCTTCGGTGCCGCAGTCGTCTACGCCGTCTACATCCTCGTCGGAGACCGGGTCGCAGGTCCCGATCCCCTCGCCTTCACCGCCCTGATCTGCTGTGGTGCATTCGTCACCTTCACCGGGTGGTCCTTGTTCAACGGTGCCCCCGACCTGGGCTTCGCGGCGAGCGGGTGGATCTGGCTCGTCCTGATCGCCCTCGTCTCCACCGTCGCCGCCATCCTGCTCTTCTTCTCCGGCCTGGCCCGTGTCGGACCGACGGTGGCGTCGCTGCTGTCCATCCTCGAGCCGGTGGTGACGGTGCTCAGCGCGGCCCTCGTCTTCGGGGAGTCGCTGACGGCGCAACAGGCGGTGGGTGGCGTGCTGGTGCTGGCGACCATCGCCCTGGTCCAGTGGCCGACCGACGCCGGGAGCCGGGCAGAGGCCCACGAACCGGCACCCATGGCGACGTCGCACTGA
- a CDS encoding MarR family winged helix-turn-helix transcriptional regulator — translation MATRWLDEAERAAWLRLIAVAELLPATLDTHLRRDSGLTHFEYFVLAMLSEAPDRTLRMSALARRTNSTLPRLSHVVRRLEERGFVERTPSPDDGRATDARLTAAGWDAIVAAAPGHVETVRRLVLDPLTPTQVEQLSTIGEALLTQLDPKGHMTRELSEKEAPQ, via the coding sequence ATGGCGACCCGCTGGCTCGACGAGGCAGAGCGCGCAGCCTGGCTGCGCCTCATCGCCGTGGCGGAGCTGTTGCCGGCCACGCTGGACACGCACCTGCGGCGCGACTCCGGCCTGACCCACTTCGAATACTTCGTGCTCGCCATGCTCTCCGAGGCCCCCGACCGGACGCTGCGGATGAGTGCGCTCGCTCGGCGTACGAACTCGACCCTGCCCCGGCTCTCGCACGTCGTCCGCCGACTCGAGGAGCGTGGCTTCGTCGAGCGGACGCCGTCTCCCGATGACGGACGGGCCACCGACGCCCGGCTGACCGCCGCCGGTTGGGACGCCATCGTGGCCGCCGCACCTGGCCACGTGGAGACCGTGCGCCGCCTGGTCCTCGACCCGCTGACGCCGACGCAGGTCGAACAGCTCAGCACGATCGGCGAGGCGTTGTTGACCCAGCTCGACCCCAAGGGCCACATGACCCGTGAGCTCAGTGAGAAGGAAGCTCCCCAGTGA
- a CDS encoding CBS domain-containing protein, translated as MTSAREIMSGDAECVRTGDTLTQAAQKMKQLQVGALPICGDDDRLHGMLTDRDIVVDCIADGGDPSSTKVSDLAGGETVTIGADDSIEEALRTMVRAGVRRLPVIDGHELVGMLSQADIAKNCPDELVAELVESLSAAPANN; from the coding sequence ATGACCTCAGCACGCGAGATCATGAGCGGCGACGCCGAGTGCGTGCGCACCGGTGACACCCTGACCCAGGCAGCACAGAAGATGAAGCAGCTCCAGGTCGGCGCACTGCCCATCTGCGGCGACGACGACCGGCTCCACGGCATGCTCACCGACCGCGACATCGTCGTCGACTGCATCGCCGACGGAGGTGACCCGTCCTCGACGAAGGTCTCCGACCTGGCCGGCGGCGAGACCGTCACGATCGGTGCGGACGACTCCATCGAAGAGGCGCTGCGCACGATGGTGCGAGCAGGCGTCCGACGTCTCCCGGTCATCGACGGGCACGAGCTGGTCGGGATGCTGAGCCAGGCCGACATCGCGAAGAACTGCCCCGACGAGCTCGTCGCCGAGCTCGTGGAGTCGTTGTCGGCGGCCCCCGCCAACAACTGA
- a CDS encoding YibE/F family protein, with translation MGAHHAHHGHHGRHAGPEATRTPRLAWALIVPIAVLTLAAMAWLWPSGDVETAGQQSAAEQYAATVTAVEREQCPEGQAEEANGCGSALVTFEDTGEELEVMLPRGTGAPVIADGDEVVLISSPTPDGEIFTIVDHQRSTGLWVLLVTFALALVAFGRWRGLTALAGLVVTFALLLLFVVPAILAGEPPLLVAIVGSCAIMLTVLYLTHGLALSTTVAVIGTLASLTLTGLLSAAAVGALHLTGVTDDLSASVGMTQGVNTEGLLLAGIVIGSLGVLDDVTVTQSATVTELAHANPTYGFAQLYRAAGRVGRSHIASVVNTIILAYAGSSLPLLILIVANNQSLGGVVSDQIIAQEIVRSVVATLGLIAAVPLTTALAAFTVRKGGPTPADEVTA, from the coding sequence GTGGGCGCGCACCACGCACATCACGGACACCACGGGCGTCACGCGGGTCCGGAGGCGACCCGGACGCCGCGGCTGGCCTGGGCGTTGATCGTGCCCATCGCCGTACTGACCCTGGCGGCGATGGCCTGGCTGTGGCCCTCCGGGGACGTCGAGACCGCCGGGCAGCAGTCGGCGGCCGAGCAGTATGCCGCGACCGTCACCGCCGTGGAACGGGAGCAGTGCCCGGAAGGTCAGGCCGAGGAGGCCAACGGCTGCGGGTCGGCGCTGGTGACCTTCGAGGACACCGGCGAAGAGCTCGAGGTGATGCTGCCGCGTGGCACGGGCGCTCCGGTGATCGCCGACGGCGACGAGGTGGTGCTGATCAGCAGCCCCACCCCCGACGGCGAGATCTTCACGATCGTCGACCACCAGCGCAGCACCGGCCTCTGGGTCCTCCTTGTCACCTTCGCCCTGGCCCTCGTCGCCTTCGGTCGATGGCGCGGGCTCACCGCCCTGGCCGGGCTCGTGGTGACGTTCGCGCTCCTGCTCCTGTTCGTGGTGCCCGCGATCCTCGCCGGCGAGCCGCCGCTGCTGGTCGCGATCGTCGGCTCCTGCGCGATCATGCTCACGGTCCTCTACCTCACCCACGGCCTCGCCCTCTCGACGACGGTGGCGGTGATCGGCACCCTGGCGAGCCTCACGCTCACCGGCCTGCTGTCGGCCGCGGCGGTGGGCGCGCTGCACCTGACCGGTGTCACCGACGACCTGTCCGCGTCGGTCGGGATGACCCAGGGGGTCAACACCGAGGGCCTGCTGCTGGCGGGCATCGTCATCGGCTCGCTGGGCGTGCTCGACGACGTCACCGTGACCCAGTCCGCGACCGTCACCGAGCTCGCGCACGCCAACCCGACCTATGGCTTCGCCCAGCTCTATCGCGCCGCCGGTCGCGTCGGCCGCTCCCACATCGCGTCGGTGGTCAACACGATCATCCTCGCCTACGCCGGCTCGTCGCTGCCGCTGCTGATCCTGATCGTGGCCAACAACCAGTCGCTCGGCGGCGTCGTGAGCGACCAGATCATCGCGCAGGAGATCGTGCGCAGCGTCGTGGCGACCCTCGGGTTGATCGCCGCCGTACCCCTCACGACGGCTCTTGCCGCGTTCACTGTCCGCAAGGGCGGTCCCACGCCGGCTGACGAGGTCACCGCCTGA